A DNA window from Bradyrhizobium barranii subsp. barranii contains the following coding sequences:
- a CDS encoding sigma-70 family RNA polymerase sigma factor, whose product MLRELDLWLRAYYARRLPYPAADDARQEVLLAIHAKRHTFAASKPFGAWVTAIARYKWVDRVRDASRYSALALDEDIAIEDHEGAAISAAALDQLLGRLKPAQESVIRLVKLNGLSIARAAGATGQSAALVKINIHRGLKKLSTLVS is encoded by the coding sequence TTGCTGCGGGAGCTGGATCTGTGGCTTCGGGCCTACTACGCGCGCCGGCTTCCCTATCCCGCCGCCGACGATGCGAGGCAGGAGGTGCTCCTGGCCATTCACGCGAAACGCCACACGTTTGCGGCCTCGAAGCCCTTCGGCGCCTGGGTCACGGCGATTGCCCGCTATAAATGGGTCGATCGTGTGCGCGATGCGTCTCGCTACAGCGCGCTCGCGCTCGACGAAGACATCGCAATCGAGGATCACGAAGGTGCCGCGATCAGCGCTGCCGCGCTGGACCAGCTGCTTGGGCGGTTGAAGCCTGCGCAAGAGAGCGTGATCCGCCTCGTGAAGCTCAATGGTCTGAGTATCGCGCGAGCGGCCGGTGCGACCGGACAGTCGGCGGCCCTGGTCAAGATCAATATCCATCGCGGCCTGAAGAAATTGTCCACATTGGTCTCCTGA
- a CDS encoding response regulator transcription factor, giving the protein MKVPYVGVVDDDEALCLSLVDLMRSIGYRSEPFDRAEALLSYAGRFSFDCIIADVHMPGMGGLNLVRELQQQKVGAPVILITALPHKQLDAEAASIGAFCLLRKPFETSALLECLDRSLRR; this is encoded by the coding sequence GTGAAGGTCCCTTACGTAGGTGTCGTCGATGACGACGAGGCCCTGTGCCTGTCTTTGGTGGATCTGATGCGATCGATCGGCTACCGCTCCGAGCCGTTTGACAGGGCCGAAGCGCTGCTGAGCTACGCCGGCCGGTTCAGCTTCGACTGCATCATTGCCGACGTTCACATGCCTGGAATGGGTGGGCTCAACCTCGTTCGCGAGCTCCAGCAGCAGAAGGTCGGAGCGCCGGTGATTCTCATTACCGCGCTTCCTCACAAGCAGCTGGACGCCGAAGCGGCCTCGATCGGCGCATTCTGCCTTCTCAGAAAGCCGTTCGAAACGAGCGCGCTGCTTGAGTGTCTCGACAGGAGCCTTCGAAGATGA
- a CDS encoding serine/threonine protein kinase, translating into MDVSSRVSTNGNAGLKASWDDGERVFCREWRRGADGDVNSVLTVRAATEHPPAAVLDRLAHEYALRDELDGTWAVRPLELIRDGGRILLILEDPGSEPLEQLLGAPMKLTRFLRLALGITTAVDQLHRQGLVHKDLKPANLLVTGADEVRITGFGLASRLPRERQQLEPPETMAGTLAYMAPEQTGRMNRSVDSRSDLYAIGVTYYRMLTGALPFTAASPMEWVHSHIARRAVPPAERVNGVPYAVSAIIMKLLAKTAEDRYQTAAGLKSDLERSLAEWEAQGRIDDFVLAQTDTPDRLLIPERLYGREHEIEALLTSFDRVTRSGTPELS; encoded by the coding sequence ATGGACGTATCCTCGCGGGTATCCACGAATGGCAATGCCGGTCTCAAGGCGTCATGGGACGACGGCGAGCGCGTCTTTTGCCGTGAATGGCGCCGGGGCGCCGATGGAGACGTCAACAGCGTCCTGACCGTAAGGGCGGCGACGGAACATCCGCCGGCCGCGGTCCTCGACCGGCTCGCCCATGAATACGCCTTGCGCGACGAACTCGATGGGACCTGGGCCGTACGGCCGCTGGAGCTGATCCGCGACGGTGGTCGAATCTTGCTGATACTGGAAGATCCCGGCAGCGAGCCGCTCGAACAACTGCTCGGCGCGCCGATGAAGCTGACCCGGTTTCTGCGATTGGCTCTCGGCATCACCACCGCCGTCGATCAGCTGCATCGGCAGGGCCTGGTCCACAAGGATTTGAAGCCGGCCAATCTTCTGGTGACCGGGGCAGACGAGGTCAGGATCACCGGATTTGGCCTCGCATCTCGCTTGCCGCGCGAGCGACAGCAGCTCGAACCACCGGAGACCATGGCGGGCACGCTGGCCTACATGGCGCCCGAGCAGACCGGCCGCATGAACCGGTCCGTCGATTCCCGCAGCGATCTGTACGCAATCGGCGTGACGTACTACCGGATGCTGACGGGCGCACTGCCGTTCACCGCGGCCAGTCCGATGGAATGGGTGCACAGCCACATCGCGAGACGTGCCGTTCCGCCCGCCGAACGAGTCAATGGCGTGCCTTATGCCGTGTCGGCGATCATCATGAAGCTCCTCGCCAAGACGGCCGAGGACCGCTACCAGACCGCAGCCGGTCTCAAGAGCGACCTCGAACGGTCACTCGCCGAATGGGAAGCGCAGGGACGAATCGATGATTTCGTCCTGGCCCAAACCGATACACCGGACCGCCTGCTGATTCCCGAACGGCTCTACGGCAGGGAGCACGAGATCGAGGCGTTGCTCACCTCGTTCGATCGCGTCACCCGGAGCGGCACGCCCGAGTTGAGTTGA
- a CDS encoding YkgB family protein encodes MDHLIKKLSELDLVRGDFDYHATRVAMIIVFFVFSCQKWFDYEAHALIPFISNGPLIFWLYPVFGVRGAAYFLGSAELLFGLLLLLGFWNRRLAVLGSLGSCATYVATVTIIPFFPDAWAAPAGGFPAATLPFLFLMKDVVLLAASVYLLKRDLLRAAADVSPAQNGIVRQEAMQ; translated from the coding sequence ATGGACCATCTCATAAAGAAACTGTCCGAGCTCGATCTGGTCAGAGGTGATTTTGACTACCATGCCACGCGTGTGGCGATGATCATCGTCTTCTTCGTCTTCAGCTGCCAGAAATGGTTCGACTACGAAGCGCACGCGTTGATTCCGTTCATCAGCAATGGTCCGCTGATCTTCTGGCTGTATCCGGTGTTTGGCGTGCGCGGCGCGGCCTACTTCCTGGGTTCAGCGGAATTGCTGTTTGGATTGCTTCTTCTGCTCGGCTTCTGGAACAGAAGACTGGCGGTCCTGGGGTCGCTGGGTTCATGCGCGACCTATGTCGCCACCGTCACGATCATTCCGTTTTTCCCCGACGCCTGGGCCGCGCCGGCCGGCGGCTTTCCTGCGGCCACGTTGCCGTTCCTCTTCCTCATGAAGGACGTCGTACTGCTTGCGGCTTCCGTCTATCTGCTCAAGCGGGACCTCCTCCGGGCAGCAGCCGACGTATCGCCGGCTCAGAACGGGATTGTTCGACAGGAAGCGATGCAATAG